The Thermoflavifilum sp. genome contains a region encoding:
- a CDS encoding DUF3606 domain-containing protein, with product MERNIVSFSNTRDGARIQLDDPLTAAYWLERYRMTLDELQATIQAVGSTVVAEVEKYICRHPGRQFTAASPE from the coding sequence ATGGAAAGGAATATTGTATCTTTTTCCAATACCCGGGATGGGGCGCGTATTCAACTTGATGACCCACTCACGGCGGCCTACTGGCTTGAGCGATATCGTATGACGCTGGATGAGCTACAGGCCACCATTCAGGCAGTGGGCTCGACCGTTGTAGCCGAGGTTGAGAAATATATCTGTCGGCATCCTGGCAGGCAATTTACAGCTGCTTCTCCTGAATAG